The following are from one region of the Salvelinus alpinus chromosome 16, SLU_Salpinus.1, whole genome shotgun sequence genome:
- the fam78bb gene encoding protein FAM78B — protein MGCIQSIACKSRIKRENIVVYDVSATIDHSPTIIEENSPIVLRYKTAYFKASARIVMPPIPRNETWVVGWIQACTQMEFYNTYNDIGMSSWELPELREGLVRAISDSDGVSYPWYGNTTETVTLAGPTSKPLRFTVSMNDNFYPSVTWAVPISDSNLPLLTRIKRDQSFTTWLVALNTATREKILLQTVKWRMRVDILVDPSMPLGSRATLTGQTHQEQPCILTHMEPIPPNALGRPNANDAQVLMWRPRKGQPMVVIPPK, from the exons ATGGGCTGCATACAGAGCATCGCCTGTAAGTCGCGCATCAAACGCGAAAACATAGTGGTCTATGACGTTTCCGCAACTATCGATCACTCCCCAACAATCATTGAGGAGAACTCTCCTATAGTGTTGCGCTACAAGACGGCCTATTTCAAGGCCTCTGCACGGATAGTGATGCCCCCTATTCCCCGTAATGAGACTTGGGTGGTGGGTTGGATCCAGGCATGCACACAGATGGAATTCTACAACACCTACAATGACATTGGCAT GTCTAGCTGGGAGCTACCAGAGCTGCGTGAGGGTCTTGTGAGGGCCATCAGTGACTCAGACGGGGTGAGCTACCCCTGGTACGGCAACACCACCGAGACGGTCACCCTGGCGGGGCCCACCTCCAAGCCCTTGCGCTTCACCGTCAGCATGAACGATAACTTCTACCCCAGTGTGACCTGGGCCGTGCCCATCAGCGACAGCAACCTGCCCCTGCTCACCCGCATTAAGAGGGACCAGAGCTTCACCACCTGGCTGGTGGCCCTCAACACAGCCACGCGGGAGAAGATCCTGCTGCAGACGGTCAAGTGGCGCATGAGGGTGGACATCCTGGTGGACCCCTCCATGCCCCTTGGCTCCAGAGCCACCCTGACGGGCCAGACACACCAGGAGCAGCCCTGCATCCTAACCCACATGGAGCCCATCCCCCCCAACGCCCTGGGGAGGCCCAACGCCAACGACGCCCAGGTGCTGATGTGGAGGCCCAGGAAGGGCCAACCCATGGTGGTCATCCCTCCTAAGtag